Below is a window of Streptomyces sp. NBC_00223 DNA.
GCGAGTTGGCCCCGGTAGACGGTACGGGCGTTCTTGGTGGTGTCACCGCCCGGAGCGAGGTCCACGGCGGCGGTGCCCGCGGCGGCCAGCGCGCTGAACGCCCACTCGTTGGAGAGCCCGCTGCCGGCGAAGCTGCCGTCGGACGCCTGGAGGGTCTTGAGGTAACCGACCCCGTTGGCCTTGGAGGTGGCGATCTGGGCCGGGGTCGAGGTCGCGCCGGCGGGTGCGGACGCGAGGACGAGGGCGCCGACGGCCAGCGGGACGGTGAGCGCGAGCGCCCGTCTGCCGGGCCGGTGCGCGGTGCGGGTGGTGAACACAGAGGTGAGCGCGGTCATGGGAAGGGCTCCTCGGGTGAGGGGCGCCGTACGCCCCGGCCCCGGGTCCGCTCGGACCACCTCGTGCCGAGGCGGTCGCCGCCCGATCGCGTGGTCAGGCTTCCGCGGTGCTGCGTCGCCGAACGGGTGATCGGGCTGAGCCGACCGGGGCCTCAACACCCCATGACCGGCTACACCGTTGCGCGTCAGCCCCGGAATCACACCGGGTTCCCCCGGTCGGTGACACGGTGAGGCTAACGCAGTGCGGCGGGCGCGCAAGGGCGCCGGGAGAGTGGCGAAGGCGACTGCGCACGGCGTTGACGCGCCCTCGGCCGCCGTGTTCACATGAAACGCATTTCCGATTCAGCAGCCAGGGGAAGCCGGTCGAATTCCGGCGCTGACCCGCAACCGTAGGCCCGCCGCCGAGGCGGGCGAGCCGGACCACCTGCGCTGAACACGCAAGTCACGATCGCCGTCGAGGACTACGGCGCGGACGACGGTACGGCCCCGGCACGGGGGCGTACGGCTCCGCGGCCCGCCCTCCCCGCCGGCCGACCAGGGGGCCCACCGGTGCTTCATCTCGTCAGGCGTCGCCGTCACGGACAGCCGCGCGCGTTCACGCTGTTCACGGCGGCCGTGCTCACCCTCGGCACGGCCGCGGCCGGCCTGCTGTCGGCGGCGGCGCCCGCGAGCGCGGACCCGCTCGGCGACTGCACGTCCACCACGGGCGCGATCGTCGCGGTGGACTACGGCCACTGGGGCGGCCCGGTCGTGCGCGGCTGCGACGCGCACCCGACGACGGGGATGAACCTGCTGCACAACGCCGGGTTCACCACCACCGGGACGGTCCACGACGGCCCCGGCTTCATCTGCCGGATCGGCGTCGACGCCTACGACGGCGGCGCCGCGTACCCGACCGCCGCCGAGGAGCCCTGCACGACGACCCCGCTGCCGTCGGCGTACTGGTCGTTCTGGATCGCCCCGCGCGGCCAGGACACCTGGACGTACAGCCCGCGCGGCGCGCTGAGCGACGTGCCGCTGGACGGCGAGGTCGAGGCGTGGGTCTTCGGCCCGACCGATGTCGGCGGCACGACCGGCGGCCCCTCCTTCACCCCGGCCTCGGTCCGCGCGGAGGGCGCCCCCACCACTCCGCCGACCACACCCCCGACCAGCCCGACGGCCCCCGCGGGCACGGCCGACCTGCCGGCCGCCGCGACCTGGCTGGTGGGGCAGCTCACCGACGGCGACCACGTCTACAACGAGAACTGGGAGACCGCCGACTTCAACCGCACCGCCGACGTGGCCCTCGCGCTGGCCGCCGCGCGGGAGCGTAAGGACACGATCGGCGCGATCGACGCCTATCTGACCGCGCACGTCACCGAGTACGTCTGGCCCGAGGGCGCCTCGGCCGCGCCCAGTCCGGCGGCGGCCGCCAAACTCGCCCTGCTCACCGAGGTCCTGGGCGGCGACCCGACCGACGTCGGCGGCCACGACCTGCTGGCCGCGCTCACCGACAACGTCTGCGACGCGGCGGGCAGCCTCGGCTACTGCACGGCGGCCGGTGACTTCCACGGCGCCTTCGCGCCCGAGGCGCAGGCGCTCGGAGTGCTGGCGCTGGCCCGCGGCGGCGTCACCCCGCCGGCCTCGACCGTCACCCGGCTGACCCAACTCCAGTGCAAGGACGGCGGTTTCGCCGGTTCCATGGTCGTCCCCGGCGAGTTCTGCGGGTCGGACGTCACGACCACAGGCGAGGCCGTACTCGCCCTGCGGCAGGTGGCCGGCACCGGCGCCACGCTGGACAGCGCCGAGGCGTTCCTGATCAAGCAGCAGGCGGACGACGGCGGTTACGAGCTGTGCCCGGGCGCGGGCACCGGCGACACCGGGACGACCTCGTCCGCCGCGCAGGCGCTGCTCGCGCTCGGCGACGACGACCGGGCGGCGAAGGCCCGCGCATGGGTGGCGGCCCGGCAGACCGACGACGGCGGCTTCACGGCCGACGCGGCGAGCACCGACCCGGACCTGTACGCCACCCCGCAGGCGGTGTTCGCCGTCACCGGGATCGACCTGGGCCGTTACGTCTACGACCCGGACCAGCCCACCACGCCGCCGACCACACCCCCGACGACTCCGCCCACCACGCCGCCGACGACACCGCCGACGACCCCTCCCACGACGCCGCCGACCACCCCGCCCGCCGGGGCCTCGCCCGACCTGGTCAAGGGCGTGTCCTACCTGGTCGACCGGGACCGGCTGCTCGACGGCCACTACTACGAGTCCTTCCCCGGCACCGGTTTCGCGGACTTCGGTCTGACCATCGACACGGTCTTCTCGCTCGCCGCGACCGGCGGCAACGACGCGGCACTGGAGCGGATCACCGAATTCCTCCAGCACGGCACGGACGGCTCCGGCCGCGGTATCGACGCCTG
It encodes the following:
- a CDS encoding prenyltransferase/squalene oxidase repeat-containing protein — encoded protein: MLHLVRRRRHGQPRAFTLFTAAVLTLGTAAAGLLSAAAPASADPLGDCTSTTGAIVAVDYGHWGGPVVRGCDAHPTTGMNLLHNAGFTTTGTVHDGPGFICRIGVDAYDGGAAYPTAAEEPCTTTPLPSAYWSFWIAPRGQDTWTYSPRGALSDVPLDGEVEAWVFGPTDVGGTTGGPSFTPASVRAEGAPTTPPTTPPTSPTAPAGTADLPAAATWLVGQLTDGDHVYNENWETADFNRTADVALALAAARERKDTIGAIDAYLTAHVTEYVWPEGASAAPSPAAAAKLALLTEVLGGDPTDVGGHDLLAALTDNVCDAAGSLGYCTAAGDFHGAFAPEAQALGVLALARGGVTPPASTVTRLTQLQCKDGGFAGSMVVPGEFCGSDVTTTGEAVLALRQVAGTGATLDSAEAFLIKQQADDGGYELCPGAGTGDTGTTSSAAQALLALGDDDRAAKARAWVAARQTDDGGFTADAASTDPDLYATPQAVFAVTGIDLGRYVYDPDQPTTPPTTPPTTPPTTPPTTPPTTPPTTPPTTPPAGASPDLVKGVSYLVDRDRLLDGHYYESFPGTGFADFGLTIDTVFSLAATGGNDAALERITEFLQHGTDGSGRGIDAWTAIGTPYASGGSIGKEAVLAQVTGYDPRSFGGHDLIAALDALVCAKADTTKGCAAAGNYANAPSVFSQSLGVIAQSRAGDDAKAAAPIAYLESLQLAGGGFPSLIPSNGEPEVDSTAMAIMALDLVPGNAAAQAVAKGAAWIAGQQQADGGFPGAAGDSVNSAALAVQGLSLDPAKYAEQIAAARAFLAHEQNSDGGFRVASDSSSTESDVRASAQAVGGSVGTSFGTLLRDLRDQKAAAAGAAYLVKQLGGGDHLANSYGPDYGLSADLALALAAAGGQDTALTKVTGYLADHAADYADPAGTSAYPGPYTGAAAKLAVLAEVTGRDPRGFGGFDLIATLTGHVCAAATDDGACTAPGDFTQAYSTVSQSLGVLALARAGVTPPAAVVTRLTQLQCKDGGFSSALFTPGTDCVSDVDTTGYAVQALTLVPGQDAAVAAGRAYLVKSQQKGGGYPGAAGVNANSTGLAVQALLATSKGRPEQARTGQEFLRSTQNTDGGFRITTEAGDSDTRSTTQAVPALAGTSLTTLVQAIAPGDGSGSGSGGASNGGSGSGGTSDGGSDSGNGGSGGGSLAATGTDALALAGLAGLLLAAGGTVVAARRRAGTNGRHQ